The following are from one region of the Capsicum annuum cultivar UCD-10X-F1 chromosome 1, UCD10Xv1.1, whole genome shotgun sequence genome:
- the LOC107843329 gene encoding major facilitator superfamily domain-containing protein 12 isoform X1, with protein MTGSIVENDEAKPLGRWSVLAYGVGHVLNDITSTYWNTYLLLYLTSIGVPPKQVAALAITGQFTDAIMTIIAGELIDRFGHFKIWHAVGTVLVSVAFSSFYWGVCVPCKIIGIDTPLMQMFGYYMFDILFSGGWSCTQVSHMAMVNGITLDQTSRVACVSCRNAFTMVASLIVYGVGFFIFNSSVKQVEIKEQYHLLAFITVLIGCCFVIIFHLGTKEPRVKQVSHKTNPRGSSWKRWLKNGLYYRVACIYMLTRVVTNISQVFLALYVISDLHMSQSSKALVPAIIYLCSFVTSVVLQELEWSSNRLKAIFSVGGLLWLFSGAVVLSLPINMNSLMYILSVVIGIANTFMMVTSVGMESELVDKEVEGSAFVYGSLGFVEKVLCGIMLYILESKETVTPASCNPAYPCFTVTRFSLGFIPGVAALAGVIVTCFTKFRTSHPEPLAEPLLA; from the exons ATGACTGGTAGCATTGTGGAAAATGATGAAGCAAAGCCATTGGGAAGATGGTCTGTTCTAGCATATGGTGTAGGGCATGTGCTTAATGACATAACATCTACCTATTGGAACACTTACCTCTTGCTCTATTTGACCAGTATTGGAGTGCCTCCAAA ACAAGTTGCAGCACTTGCAATTACAGGGCAATTCACAGATGCAATAATGACCATAATTGCAGGAGAACTG ATAGACAGATTTGGACATTTCAAAATATGGCATGCTGTGGGGACTGTTCTTGTCTCTGTtgcattttcttcattttattggGGCGTTTGCGTTCCTTGCAAAATTATTGGGATAGATACACCTCTTATGCAAATGTTTGGatattatatgtttgatataCTCTTCAGTGGTGGATGGTCTTGTACTCAAGTATCACATAT GGCAATGGTGAATGGCATTACCTTGGATCAAACAAGCAGAGTGGCATGTGTTAGCTGTCGTAATGCCTTCACAATG GTTGCAAGCCTAATCGTATATGGAGTTGGATTTTTCATCTTCAACTCATCCGTGAAACAAGTTGAAATCAAGGAGCAG TACCACTTGTTGGCATTTATCACAGTTTTGATCGGGTGCTGCTTTGTAATTATATTTCATCTTGGAACTAAAGAGCCTAG GGTGAAACAAGTATCTCACAAGACAAATCCCCGCGGTTCTTCTTGGAAGCGATGGTTGAAAAATGGCCTGTATTATAGAGTagcttgtatttatatgttaacGAGAGTTGTAACGAATATATCACAG GTGTTTCTTGCTCTCTATGTAATTAGTGATCTACACATGAGTCAATCTTCCAAGGCTTTG GTTCCAGCCATCATCTATTTGTGCAGCTTTGTTACGTCTGTCGTACTCCAG GAGCTTGAATGGAGTAGTAACAGGTTGAAGGCCATCTTTTCAGTAGGAGGCCTCCTGTGGCTATTTTCTGGTGCAGTAGTACTCTCCCTACCGATTAATATGAACAGTTTAATGTACATCTTGTCCGTGGTTATTGGAATCGCCAATACCTTCATGATG GTAACCTCAGTAGGCATGGAAAGTGAGCTAGTTGATAAAGAAGTTGAGGGATCTGCTTTTGTATATGGATCATTAGGCTTTGTGGAGAAAGTATTGTGTGGGATAATGCTGTACATTCTAGAGTCAAAAGAGA CTGTAACACCAGCATCCTGCAATCCAGCATATCCTTGTTTCACAGTTACGCGATTTTCATTGGGATTCATACCGGGAGTTGCTGCATTAGCTGGAGTCATTGTTACATGTTTTACAAAGTTCAGAACTTCACATCCAGAGCCCTTGGCAGAACCTTTGTTGGCATAG
- the LOC107843329 gene encoding major facilitator superfamily domain-containing protein 12 isoform X2, with product MTGSIVENDEAKPLGRWSVLAYGVGHVLNDITSTYWNTYLLLYLTSIGVPPKQVAALAITGQFTDAIMTIIAGELIDRFGHFKIWHAVGTVLVSVAFSSFYWGVCVPCKIIGIDTPLMQMFGYYMFDILFSGGWSCTQVSHMAMVNGITLDQTSRVACVSCRNAFTMVASLIVYGVGFFIFNSSVKQVEIKEQYHLLAFITVLIGCCFVIIFHLGTKEPRVKQVSHKTNPRGSSWKRWLKNGLYYRVACIYMLTRVVTNISQVFLALYVISDLHMSQSSKALVPAIIYLCSFVTSVVLQELEWSSNRLKAIFSVGGLLWLFSGAVVLSLPINMNSLMYILSVVIGIANTFMMVSCSSIIMTSI from the exons ATGACTGGTAGCATTGTGGAAAATGATGAAGCAAAGCCATTGGGAAGATGGTCTGTTCTAGCATATGGTGTAGGGCATGTGCTTAATGACATAACATCTACCTATTGGAACACTTACCTCTTGCTCTATTTGACCAGTATTGGAGTGCCTCCAAA ACAAGTTGCAGCACTTGCAATTACAGGGCAATTCACAGATGCAATAATGACCATAATTGCAGGAGAACTG ATAGACAGATTTGGACATTTCAAAATATGGCATGCTGTGGGGACTGTTCTTGTCTCTGTtgcattttcttcattttattggGGCGTTTGCGTTCCTTGCAAAATTATTGGGATAGATACACCTCTTATGCAAATGTTTGGatattatatgtttgatataCTCTTCAGTGGTGGATGGTCTTGTACTCAAGTATCACATAT GGCAATGGTGAATGGCATTACCTTGGATCAAACAAGCAGAGTGGCATGTGTTAGCTGTCGTAATGCCTTCACAATG GTTGCAAGCCTAATCGTATATGGAGTTGGATTTTTCATCTTCAACTCATCCGTGAAACAAGTTGAAATCAAGGAGCAG TACCACTTGTTGGCATTTATCACAGTTTTGATCGGGTGCTGCTTTGTAATTATATTTCATCTTGGAACTAAAGAGCCTAG GGTGAAACAAGTATCTCACAAGACAAATCCCCGCGGTTCTTCTTGGAAGCGATGGTTGAAAAATGGCCTGTATTATAGAGTagcttgtatttatatgttaacGAGAGTTGTAACGAATATATCACAG GTGTTTCTTGCTCTCTATGTAATTAGTGATCTACACATGAGTCAATCTTCCAAGGCTTTG GTTCCAGCCATCATCTATTTGTGCAGCTTTGTTACGTCTGTCGTACTCCAG GAGCTTGAATGGAGTAGTAACAGGTTGAAGGCCATCTTTTCAGTAGGAGGCCTCCTGTGGCTATTTTCTGGTGCAGTAGTACTCTCCCTACCGATTAATATGAACAGTTTAATGTACATCTTGTCCGTGGTTATTGGAATCGCCAATACCTTCATGATGGTAAGCTGCAGTTCAATTATTATGACCTCAATTTAA